One Geitlerinema sp. PCC 9228 genomic window carries:
- a CDS encoding alpha/beta hydrolase — protein MVEKVLFWFSQPPKKVRSLINFARKKWQSLLGQIVAIAIVILASSFAFPETAIASEGIVFEYGSQQETVSLEDIQDFVENGDIPEVFRTRLELRTQDLEDLRRALQLQIENIDLDFLERALNSSIGEFVLRQIGEIISSDLESDIQALAETLIVAAEDRTLSLLEVMEEFPERLIYVQGPRLTKVYEDIRFIAEDVREFVAFVDQFLEPLVCNGETTARSPENMEKIPEKIVSRQRGLHFFPNR, from the coding sequence ATGGTAGAAAAAGTTTTGTTTTGGTTTTCTCAACCACCAAAAAAAGTGCGATCGCTGATTAATTTTGCCCGAAAAAAATGGCAGTCTTTGCTTGGACAAATAGTCGCGATCGCGATAGTAATTTTAGCGAGTTCTTTTGCTTTTCCGGAGACAGCCATAGCTTCGGAGGGCATCGTTTTTGAATACGGCAGCCAGCAGGAAACGGTTTCCCTGGAAGATATTCAAGACTTCGTAGAAAACGGAGATATTCCAGAAGTTTTTAGAACCCGTCTGGAACTGAGAACGCAGGATTTGGAAGATTTGCGTCGTGCCTTGCAGTTACAAATCGAAAACATCGACCTGGATTTTCTAGAAAGGGCTCTCAACAGTTCCATTGGCGAATTTGTATTGCGGCAAATTGGCGAAATTATCAGTAGCGATCTAGAAAGCGACATTCAAGCCCTAGCAGAAACCCTAATTGTAGCGGCTGAAGATAGAACCCTATCGCTGCTGGAAGTCATGGAAGAATTTCCCGAACGCCTGATTTACGTGCAAGGTCCGAGGCTAACCAAAGTATACGAAGATATCCGATTTATCGCAGAAGACGTGCGGGAATTTGTAGCGTTTGTGGATCAATTTTTAGAACCTTTGGTTTGCAATGGAGAAACCACAGCGCGATCGCCAGAAAATATGGAGAAAATTCCCGAAAAAATTGTTAGCCGCCAGCGCGGGTTGCACTTTTTCCCAAACCGATAG